In one window of Candidatus Scalindua sp. DNA:
- the pheS gene encoding phenylalanine--tRNA ligase subunit alpha, translating into MMQERLVALQSQVKEDLAKAETLNEIEDIRVRYLGRKGAIKDIMKAIPGLPPEEKSIMGKMANKLKLDITGEIEAAEKRFSASLPPSSDKQGLKSNAQETKGTFDLSLPGKRRPYGHIHPITQTINEIKSIFSKLGFSVEYGPEVEQEYYNFDALNVPQDHPSREDFDTFYLDNKLLLRSQTSTVQIRTMKKRKPPIRMIAPGKVYRPDTVDARHASMFHQIEGLMVEEGVSFRDLKFALTSFSKIYFGEDIKMRFRPSFFPFTEPSAEVDISCSICSARGCSVCSHSGWVEVLGAGMVDPNVFEAVGYDPEKYTGFAFGLGVERLTMLRYGIDDIRLFFENDLRFLSQF; encoded by the coding sequence ATGATGCAGGAAAGATTGGTTGCGTTACAAAGCCAGGTAAAGGAGGATTTAGCGAAGGCAGAAACGCTCAATGAAATTGAAGATATTAGGGTCCGCTACCTTGGAAGAAAAGGGGCTATCAAGGACATAATGAAGGCGATTCCAGGCTTGCCTCCTGAAGAGAAATCGATAATGGGGAAGATGGCCAACAAGCTTAAACTCGATATTACCGGAGAAATAGAAGCAGCTGAAAAAAGATTCAGCGCCTCCCTCCCCCCTTCATCAGACAAGCAGGGCCTGAAGAGTAACGCTCAGGAGACAAAAGGTACCTTTGACTTATCGTTACCGGGCAAGCGGCGGCCTTACGGGCACATCCATCCCATTACGCAGACAATCAATGAGATCAAGAGTATATTCAGCAAACTTGGCTTTTCCGTAGAATATGGACCCGAGGTAGAACAAGAGTACTATAACTTTGACGCCTTGAATGTCCCCCAGGACCACCCATCAAGAGAGGATTTTGATACATTTTACCTGGACAATAAACTTCTCCTGAGGAGTCAGACTTCAACCGTTCAAATAAGGACAATGAAAAAAAGGAAACCGCCAATCCGGATGATTGCACCAGGAAAGGTGTACCGTCCGGATACGGTTGACGCCCGCCATGCATCCATGTTCCACCAGATAGAAGGTTTAATGGTGGAAGAAGGAGTGAGCTTTCGAGATTTAAAATTCGCCCTCACCTCATTTTCGAAAATTTATTTTGGAGAGGATATAAAAATGAGATTCCGCCCTTCATTCTTTCCCTTTACGGAACCCAGTGCGGAAGTTGACATTTCCTGTTCCATATGTAGTGCCAGAGGATGCAGCGTATGCTCCCACAGCGGATGGGTTGAGGTTTTAGGAGCCGGCATGGTAGACCCGAATGTCTTTGAAGCCGTTGGATACGATCCGGAAAAATATACCGGTTTTGCCTTTGGTCTGGGTGTAGAAAGGCTTACGATGCTGAGATACGGAATAGATGACATTCGTCTTTTCTTTGAAAATGATTTAAGATTTTTATCACAATTCTGA
- the pheT gene encoding phenylalanine--tRNA ligase subunit beta: protein MKISYHWLKDYCNHTLSVDELSEGLTNAGLVVDTSAPVGDDFCLDVEVTSNRPDCLGIMGIAREVAVLVRGKLLIPDVGYPAIAENIESETSVENEEKELCSRYTARIIKGVTIGPSPEWLQKRLQVLGLRPVNNVVDITNYVLMESGQPLHAFDLDKLEGKRIVIRQASHGETLEAIDGTKCTFTSDVLIIADSKKPVAIAGIMGGKGTEVTETTKNIFLESAFFEPRNVRRSSRILGIKSDSSFRFERHVDPECVDWASRRAAKMILEIAGGQILEGVIDLNCIRRKKTPVTLRTAKLNRLLGIHLEKSEQREILERLCFTIISEKEDSLEVSVPSFRSDVYREIDLIEEIARIHGFEGIPATSSIGVKLNPDNKLDRVVERVKGVLSGMGYDEVVTDSIVDNMQDRHTGLWSDSRSIRIINPIRHDEDLLRKSIIPNLLKVKKHNQNHGTEITRMYELSKIYLRKDNGELPDEKECLCILGEEGYFPLKGMIETILHRLNINHVLDSLPVQSDLFNPEKSAQLKLGEKIFGYIGELNREIIHHYDFRSTPCITELDFELLVNMATLENSYHKAPSFPTIARDLAVIADEVITWAEIKGCILSLKMDYLEGIEFFDMYRGKQIGPGKKSIAFRLIFRADNRTLRNEEVDVCQEKLLKTLENSLNLRLRS from the coding sequence ATGAAAATAAGTTACCATTGGCTAAAAGACTACTGCAACCATACCCTTTCGGTAGACGAATTGTCAGAGGGCCTTACTAATGCAGGGCTGGTAGTTGATACCTCAGCACCCGTAGGCGATGATTTCTGTTTAGACGTTGAGGTTACTTCCAACAGACCCGATTGTCTGGGCATTATGGGTATTGCAAGAGAGGTCGCAGTGCTTGTTCGCGGCAAACTCCTTATCCCTGATGTCGGATACCCTGCAATAGCTGAAAACATAGAGAGTGAAACAAGTGTTGAGAATGAAGAAAAGGAATTGTGCTCTCGATATACTGCACGGATTATTAAAGGCGTAACCATAGGCCCATCACCTGAGTGGCTTCAGAAACGGTTACAGGTCCTTGGCTTGCGCCCTGTCAACAACGTTGTGGATATTACCAATTATGTTCTGATGGAGTCTGGTCAGCCGTTGCACGCCTTTGACCTGGACAAATTAGAGGGAAAGAGGATCGTTATCAGGCAGGCCTCTCATGGAGAAACTCTCGAGGCAATTGATGGTACGAAATGTACCTTTACGTCTGATGTGCTGATAATTGCAGATTCGAAAAAACCGGTTGCCATAGCAGGCATCATGGGAGGGAAAGGAACTGAAGTTACGGAAACTACAAAAAATATCTTTCTGGAAAGCGCCTTCTTTGAACCAAGAAATGTGAGACGGTCATCGAGAATCCTGGGAATCAAGTCTGATTCTTCATTCCGTTTCGAGCGCCATGTAGACCCTGAATGCGTTGATTGGGCATCCAGGAGGGCGGCAAAGATGATTCTGGAAATAGCCGGAGGCCAGATACTGGAAGGAGTGATTGATCTAAACTGCATCCGGCGGAAAAAAACACCTGTTACCCTGAGAACTGCCAAACTCAACAGGCTACTGGGAATTCACCTTGAAAAAAGCGAGCAGAGAGAAATCCTTGAGCGTTTATGTTTTACCATAATTTCAGAGAAAGAGGACAGCCTTGAGGTCAGTGTCCCAAGCTTCAGGAGTGACGTGTACCGTGAGATTGATTTGATAGAGGAGATAGCCAGGATTCACGGTTTTGAAGGCATACCTGCAACAAGCAGCATCGGAGTAAAACTAAACCCGGATAACAAACTCGACAGGGTTGTTGAAAGAGTGAAGGGCGTTCTCTCCGGTATGGGATATGACGAAGTCGTCACTGATTCTATCGTAGACAACATGCAGGATCGCCATACCGGTCTCTGGTCTGACAGCAGAAGTATCCGGATCATAAACCCGATCCGGCATGACGAGGATCTGCTCAGGAAGAGTATAATCCCCAACCTTTTAAAGGTAAAAAAACACAACCAGAATCACGGTACTGAAATAACCCGTATGTACGAATTATCTAAGATATATCTGAGAAAAGATAACGGTGAACTTCCGGATGAAAAAGAGTGCCTCTGTATCCTCGGCGAGGAAGGATATTTTCCTTTAAAAGGTATGATAGAAACAATACTCCATCGACTCAATATCAACCATGTGCTGGATTCCCTCCCTGTTCAGTCTGATTTGTTTAATCCTGAAAAATCGGCTCAACTCAAACTGGGAGAAAAGATCTTTGGATATATCGGTGAATTAAACAGAGAGATAATTCACCATTATGATTTCAGGAGTACCCCTTGTATTACCGAGTTAGATTTTGAACTGCTTGTAAACATGGCAACTCTCGAAAATTCATACCATAAAGCACCCTCCTTTCCAACCATAGCGAGAGACCTGGCCGTTATCGCCGATGAAGTGATAACGTGGGCTGAAATAAAAGGATGTATTCTCTCTTTAAAAATGGATTATCTGGAAGGCATTGAATTCTTTGATATGTACAGGGGAAAGCAGATAGGTCCGGGCAAAAAAAGTATTGCCTTCCGGTTGATATTCAGAGCTGATAATAGAACTCTCAGGAATGAAGAAGTCGATGTCTGCCAGGAAAAACTCCTCAAGACTCTAGAAAACAGCCTTAATCTGAGGCTCCGTTCCTAG
- a CDS encoding TraR/DksA C4-type zinc finger protein gives MKKHEQIRMKLIKKREEIERRLNKIDQDILHTDGAPNPDSEEQAAERANDDVLDALGGIARSELEKINTALASIERGEYGNCRVCKKPIPMERLKAIPYTDHCVACADIVTDE, from the coding sequence ATGAAGAAACACGAACAGATCCGTATGAAACTCATTAAGAAACGTGAAGAAATCGAGCGTCGTCTTAACAAGATTGATCAGGATATACTGCATACAGATGGTGCTCCAAACCCTGACTCCGAAGAACAAGCGGCAGAACGGGCAAATGACGATGTCCTTGACGCGCTGGGCGGAATTGCACGTTCTGAATTGGAGAAAATAAACACAGCCCTCGCGAGTATCGAGAGAGGTGAATACGGTAACTGCAGGGTATGTAAGAAACCAATACCCATGGAGAGGCTTAAGGCAATACCCTATACAGATCATTGTGTAGCATGCGCGGACATCGTAACTGATGAATAG
- a CDS encoding pseudouridine synthase: MLHKPKGVIVTLSDEKSRKTVYDILPPFVLEDKWRPVGRLDRDSRGLLLFTQEGELVNRLALPGHYSKIYEVWIRGRITNEQLRLIREGVETSVGILKVKDVEITGYAGPKTRLLVALLEGKNRHIRRVFGALQDPQYLTPLKVLDLKRIQIGTVKLDIPSSRWRFLMPEEERALIQRVR; this comes from the coding sequence ATGCTTCACAAACCGAAAGGTGTGATAGTTACCCTCTCTGATGAGAAAAGCCGTAAAACTGTTTATGACATTCTTCCCCCCTTTGTGCTTGAAGACAAGTGGAGGCCTGTAGGCCGGCTGGATCGGGATTCCAGAGGATTGCTCCTCTTTACTCAAGAAGGTGAACTGGTAAATCGCCTGGCACTTCCGGGGCACTATTCAAAGATTTATGAGGTGTGGATTCGGGGGAGAATCACGAATGAGCAGCTGAGGCTGATACGGGAGGGCGTGGAGACATCGGTAGGGATATTGAAGGTGAAAGATGTGGAAATAACAGGCTATGCAGGACCGAAAACCCGGCTGTTAGTTGCACTCCTAGAAGGAAAGAACCGGCACATCAGGCGTGTTTTCGGCGCCCTGCAAGACCCGCAATATCTTACCCCTTTAAAGGTACTTGATTTGAAAAGGATTCAAATAGGTACCGTCAAGCTTGATATTCCTTCATCCCGCTGGCGTTTTCTTATGCCTGAGGAAGAGAGGGCTTTAATTCAACGCGTGAGGTAA
- a CDS encoding class I SAM-dependent methyltransferase, whose translation MKRNETAPLQFKTLRLLPPLSLRIQEGLPRLVLDRLTDHEQYSESGWLKIEDGEGVMLSWGFVDIENNAVHLISSSESDPVTDVVSRFEKAVNKRTALKTLKGEALRLVNGTGDNLSGFTLDSYGGTLILSVESEALVHCLRDDTLSFLRPDHIVLKVRGKGRAFKGKISQHSLYGKPGEEKTCVQENGINYFVQPMGGLDTGLFFDLRGVRKEFAGQVKGKSVLNLFSYTGAFSLAAAVNNARLVVSVDTSAGCQQWARENFRLNNLDPEDERFRFVRDNVFHYLDKLTKRSETYEWIILDPPARSMAGTGRFFLKSDLHKLVSSCLRLLSPKGRLLVTDNTLQGTEDKLAQMIRKGSEAINIPCSIVKVFDPEPDFPVHPLWPKGSGVVAMEVERG comes from the coding sequence ATGAAAAGAAACGAAACTGCTCCATTACAATTCAAGACACTCCGTCTCTTACCGCCTCTCTCTCTTCGAATTCAAGAGGGGCTGCCCCGTCTGGTTCTGGACCGATTGACTGATCACGAGCAATACTCCGAATCGGGCTGGTTAAAGATAGAGGATGGAGAGGGGGTGATGCTCAGCTGGGGATTTGTAGATATCGAGAATAACGCTGTCCATCTGATTTCGAGCAGTGAATCTGACCCTGTTACTGATGTCGTATCCCGGTTTGAGAAGGCCGTTAATAAACGGACTGCTCTGAAAACCCTGAAGGGAGAGGCCCTTCGCCTTGTAAATGGAACCGGAGATAATCTGTCCGGATTTACTCTCGATTCGTATGGCGGCACACTGATCCTCTCGGTCGAAAGTGAGGCGCTGGTTCATTGCCTCCGGGATGACACTCTTTCCTTTCTAAGGCCCGATCACATCGTTCTCAAAGTCCGAGGGAAAGGGCGTGCTTTTAAAGGTAAAATTTCACAGCACTCTTTGTATGGAAAGCCAGGGGAAGAAAAGACCTGTGTTCAGGAAAACGGCATAAACTATTTTGTTCAGCCAATGGGAGGTCTGGATACCGGGCTTTTTTTTGATCTGAGGGGGGTAAGGAAGGAGTTTGCAGGGCAGGTAAAAGGAAAGAGTGTTTTAAATCTTTTTTCCTACACAGGGGCTTTCAGTCTTGCGGCTGCAGTAAACAACGCGCGTCTGGTTGTTTCGGTAGACACATCGGCCGGCTGCCAGCAATGGGCCCGGGAAAATTTTCGACTTAATAACCTTGATCCCGAAGACGAGAGATTCCGTTTTGTCAGAGATAATGTGTTTCATTACCTTGATAAACTGACGAAGCGATCTGAAACGTATGAATGGATAATACTAGATCCGCCAGCCCGCTCTATGGCTGGCACAGGACGCTTCTTTCTTAAAAGTGATCTTCACAAGCTTGTCTCTTCCTGTTTGAGGCTTTTATCGCCGAAAGGGCGCCTCCTGGTTACCGACAATACCCTGCAGGGAACGGAAGACAAACTTGCACAGATGATAAGGAAAGGTTCTGAGGCGATAAATATTCCCTGCTCAATTGTCAAGGTATTTGACCCTGAACCAGATTTTCCCGTGCATCCTCTCTGGCCGAAAGGTTCCGGCGTGGTTGCCATGGAAGTTGAGCGCGGGTGA
- a CDS encoding PD-(D/E)XK nuclease family protein, whose protein sequence is MSYYYTPNRRRNIFDPKDNRSFRLSRSKIDLFLECPRCFYIDRRLGIGRVPGFPFNLNSAVDTLLKKEFDYYRDNNQNHPLLEKYNVDARPVAHKDLDTWRQNFTGIQYLHVPTNLIIFGAIDDLWINSQDEYIVVDYKSTAKKEKITNVNLGWQIGYRRQMEIYQWLLRKNGYPVSHIGYFVYCNGQTDREMFNGTLEFDITLIPYEGDDSWVENSIREIHSCLMGDQVPDAKDDCDFCAYRSAIDKVCV, encoded by the coding sequence ATGTCTTACTATTACACCCCGAACCGCAGGAGAAACATTTTTGACCCGAAAGATAACCGTTCATTCAGGCTGAGCCGTTCAAAGATTGATCTCTTTCTGGAATGCCCGCGATGCTTTTATATCGACCGCAGGCTTGGGATTGGCCGTGTACCCGGCTTTCCTTTCAATTTAAACAGCGCGGTTGATACCTTGCTGAAAAAGGAATTTGACTATTATCGGGATAACAATCAGAACCATCCGCTTCTTGAAAAATATAACGTTGATGCAAGGCCGGTTGCTCATAAAGATCTTGATACGTGGAGACAGAACTTTACCGGGATTCAATATCTTCATGTACCCACAAACCTTATCATTTTTGGCGCTATTGATGACTTGTGGATCAATTCTCAGGACGAGTATATTGTTGTCGATTATAAGTCAACGGCGAAAAAAGAGAAGATTACAAATGTAAATCTTGGCTGGCAGATAGGTTATAGGAGACAGATGGAGATATATCAGTGGCTTTTGAGGAAGAACGGATACCCGGTTTCTCACATTGGCTATTTTGTCTATTGCAATGGCCAGACAGATAGAGAGATGTTTAACGGAACACTTGAGTTTGATATTACCTTAATCCCTTATGAGGGAGATGATTCCTGGGTAGAAAATAGTATCAGGGAAATTCACTCCTGCCTTATGGGCGATCAGGTGCCTGATGCAAAAGATGATTGCGACTTTTGTGCGTATCGCTCTGCAATTGATAAGGTGTGTGTATGA